In the Gossypium raimondii isolate GPD5lz chromosome 9, ASM2569854v1, whole genome shotgun sequence genome, one interval contains:
- the LOC105800394 gene encoding uncharacterized protein LOC105800394 — MADAKEISKKRKRLSFPVTRSLIGSFISSKSQIQSGSQSQHGRNHHDQQPIVKKLKNSLPDEDSSMGCGLSAVSIKDLRLRRVFSPSSTDGVIPDSFDDTENLGKPQIARIHLGVTQEPLENGSFKKLDMSNENFVQSTPPDAEIFGAEPVVERNGGEFSDQFLEKKPCEKGFHQQRDAMNNSMKSVLKPCSRARLFRTPGSFSYRRLLPYLMDIEKDHSGSQTMGHPQKPEKGFEDEHLLASNGPKSLPDKTTSCSLVVHDTDSGEPLIAASVESFTSRDDEASSMPVVNGEIEKLELQDSFEGQNLNCLKNCSSSTIEDSHFNEEDLVGVVSSKKTSTDNIEVAKISVEHPCNAQSLEVLDQNLSTLNNTCESCDYEVTESSEDDTKRSEIQGMPKATICNSFECQHLNSVDPALSETGGNGKCSLQQRVDIDGEVVECVEDLSGECMLMTPPDVNMSSKYETDGSRGNTVDNVSQGVGQVTEKSTNETLHRNNGQGHAKSPDSSPKNKMAPNAHLHLKLSKIPGSFSYSRLLPYLIDITSQNSSASGNNQSLKVEKSSKEKPLSLFITPAKDTSMVTSNDKRCPVERHKGDDIKLDVVAASVTSTSDHKPTESPTKQVAESSMIMNLQEPGPPVKPSALDTSQKLETRLKDVVESPAMSSSSPREEGAKLVANQLPLEMDVNCIKSTEKCANHEKQIEASFVEASMPPRIPSASLQKGILKRNPRGCRGICTCLNCSSFRLHAERSFEFSRNQMQDAEEVALDLIKELSYLRNMLEKSAFVAKDQTNICIDQVKEAWKKASDAEELAKTRLSEMNYHLNIHCRIPCEQRPSVRFADYVEEHVIHPIADSSNK, encoded by the exons ATGGCGGATGCAAAGGAAATCTCTAAGAAGCGGAAGCGATTATCCTTTCCTGTAACTCGTTCGTTAATTGGAAGCTTCATTAGTAGCAAATCCCAGATTCAAAGCGGAAGCCAATCCCAACACGGTAGAAACCACCATGATCAGCAACCCATTGTCAAGAAACTGAAAAACAGCTTACCAGATGAAGATTCATCGATGGGGTGCGGTTTATCCGCCGTTTCCATCAAAGATCTCCGTTTAAGACGGGTCTTCTCTCCCTCTTCCACCGATGGAGTGATTCCTGACAGTTTCGATGATACTGAGAATCTGGGGAAACCTCAGATTGCTAGGATTCACTTGGGTGTAACTCAAGAACCGTTGGAAAATGGAAGTTTTAAAAAGTTGGATATGTCGAATGAGAATTTTGTGCAGTCGACACCACCAGATGCTGAGATCTTTGGAGCTGAACCAGTGGTTGAAAGAAACGGAGGTGAATTTTCAGATCAGTTCTTAGAGAAGAAGCCATGTGAAAAAGGCTTTCATCAGCAGAGAGATGCCATGAACAATTCAATGAAATCA GTTCTTAAACCTTGTTCTCGTGCGAGGCTTTTCAGAACTCCAGGCTCATTCAGCTACAGAAGATTGCTTCCTTACTTGATGGATATCGAAAAAGATCATTCTG GTTCCCAAACAATGGGTCACCCTCAAAAACCCGAGAAGGGTTTCGAAGATGAACATCTCTTGGCTTCAAATGGTCCAAAATCATTGCCAGATAAGACAACTAGCTGCTCCTTGGTGGTTCACGATACTGATTCTGGTGAGCCGTTAATTGCGGCATCAGTTGAGTCCTTTACCTCAAGGGACGATGAGGCTTCCTCGATGCCAGTGGTTAATGGAGAAATTGAGAAACTTGAGTTGCAAGATTCTTTTGAAGGCCAGAATCTGAATTGTTTGAAAAATTGTTCATCTTCAACTATAGAGGATTCTCATTTCAATGAGGAAGATTTAGTTGGTGTGGTTTCTAGTAAAAAAACATCGACAGACAACATCGAGGTTGCAAAGATTAGTGTTGAACATCCTTGCAATGCTCAAAGTCTTGAAGTTTTGGACCAGAATTTGTCTACACTTAATAATACGTGTGAATCTTGTGATTATGAAGTTACAGAAAGTTCTGAAGATGACACAAAGAGGTCTGAGATTCAAGGGATGCCGAAAGCCACCATTTGTAATTCCTTTGAATGTCAGCACCTGAATTCTGTGGATCCTGCATTATCTGAAACGGGAGGAAACGGAAAATGCAGTTTACAGCAGAGAGTTGACATTGATGGTGAAGTTGTGGAATGCGTTGAAGACTTAAGTGGAGAATGTATGTTGATGACACCGCCTGATGTCAATATGTCCTCCAAGTACGAGACTGATGGTAGCAGAGGCAACACAGTGGATAATGTTTCACAAGGTGTAGGTCAAGTTACTGAGAAGTCGACAAATGAAACACTTCACAGAAATAATGGTCAGGGCCATGCTAAAAGCCCAGACTCAAGTCCTAAAAACAAGATG GCTCCAAACGCACACTTGCATCTGAAGTTATCTAAAATTCCGGGTTCATTCAGTTATAGTCGGTTGCTTCCGTATTTGATCGATATAACAAGTCAAAACTCCA GTGCTTCTGGAAATAATCAGTCACTGAAAGTTGAGAAGAGTTCCAAAGAAAAGCCACTTTCACTGTTCATTACTCCTGCCAAAGACacatcaatggtaacttccaaTGACAAAAGGTGTCCTGTAGAGCGTCATAAGGGTGATGATATTAAGCTAGATGTGGTTGCAGCATCAGTTACGAGTACTTCTGACCATAAACCAACAGAGTCTCCTACTAAACAAGTAGCTGAATCCTCGATGATAATGAATCTACAAGAACCAGGACCACCTGTAAAACCTTCTGCTTTGGATACAAGTCAGAAGTTAGAAACTAGGCTTAAAGATGTGGTTGAGTCGCCAGCCATGTCATCAAGCTCTCCAAGAGAAGAAGGTGCTAAATTGGTGGCTAATCAGTTACCTCTTGAAATGGATGTGAACTGCATAAAGTCTACCGAGAAATGCGCAAACCATGAAAAGCAAATAGAAGCTAGCTTTGTTGAAGCCTCTATGCCTCCTAGAATTCCTTCTGCTAGTCTTCAAAAGGGGATCCTTAAAAGAAACCCACGTGGATGCAGAGGTATTTGTACTTGTCTGAACTGTTCTTCATTTCGGCTTCATGCAGAGAGGTCATTTGAATTCTCAAGAAATCAGATGCAAGATGCTGAAGAAGTGGCtttagatttgattaaagagttaTCTTACCTGCGGAATATGTTGGAAAAATCTGCTTTCGTTGCCAAAGATCAGACCAACATTTGCATCGATCAG GTCAAGGAAGCTTGGAAGAAAGCCTCTGATGCTGAAGAACTTGCCAAAACCCGACTCAGTGAAATGAACTATCATCTAAACATTCACTGCAGAATCCCA TGTGAGCAGCGACCAAGCGTGAGATTTGCCGATTATGTTGAAGAACACGTCATCCATCCAATAGCAGACTCATCGAACAAATAG